The following coding sequences lie in one Fimbriimonadaceae bacterium genomic window:
- a CDS encoding glycosyltransferase family 2 protein, which yields MPDFDLSVTICSWNTQDDLRACLQSLADVRDECSFEVIVVDNASHDGSPEMVKSEFPWVRLYEIKENLGFTGGHNFAMSERKGRHAFLLNSDATVHPGCLKTLLDYANSNPKAGIIGPKILNPDGSLQLSCRTFPNPVAALFRNTIVGRLFPNNRFTREYLMADWDHDKSRTVDWVSGAAMLATESLMEKVGFMDPAFFMYCEDVDWAWRAWEAGFEVVYLPQAVCTHAIGRSTDKAANRMIRRFHRSMLYFYRKNMLPTKFILLRPMLWLFAAGGLGLRASMFIIKNWTDELKRRMAR from the coding sequence ATGCCGGATTTCGACCTTAGCGTTACGATTTGTTCTTGGAACACCCAGGACGATCTTCGCGCTTGCCTGCAGAGCCTTGCCGATGTGCGCGACGAATGCTCGTTTGAGGTCATCGTCGTTGACAACGCTTCGCATGACGGCTCTCCTGAGATGGTGAAATCGGAGTTTCCCTGGGTACGCCTGTACGAGATCAAGGAGAACCTGGGCTTTACGGGAGGGCACAACTTTGCGATGTCGGAGCGTAAAGGCCGCCACGCTTTCCTTCTCAACTCAGATGCAACGGTCCATCCTGGCTGCTTGAAGACGCTGCTCGACTACGCGAATTCGAATCCGAAAGCAGGCATTATTGGGCCAAAGATTCTTAATCCTGATGGATCGCTACAGCTCAGCTGCCGCACCTTCCCTAACCCTGTTGCAGCCCTCTTTCGCAATACGATCGTGGGGCGTCTCTTCCCGAACAACCGCTTTACTCGCGAGTATTTGATGGCGGATTGGGATCACGACAAATCGCGAACCGTGGACTGGGTTTCCGGCGCGGCGATGCTGGCAACGGAGAGTTTGATGGAGAAGGTCGGCTTTATGGACCCGGCTTTCTTCATGTATTGTGAAGATGTGGATTGGGCTTGGCGGGCATGGGAAGCGGGATTCGAGGTCGTTTATCTGCCCCAAGCTGTCTGCACACACGCTATCGGCAGGAGCACCGACAAGGCCGCGAACCGCATGATTCGGCGATTCCATCGGTCGATGCTGTACTTTTACAGAAAGAACATGCTGCCCACCAAGTTCATCCTGCTCCGCCCCATGTTATGGCTTTTTGCCGCTGGGGGGCTCGGGTTGCGCGCGTCCATGTTCATCATCAAGAACTGGACCGATGAACTGAAACGGAGGATGGCGCGATGA
- a CDS encoding glycosyltransferase, with product MLSVLIVNWNTRDLLRTCLASVYANPPREPLEVIVVDNASSDGSAEMVRAEFPQVLLVGENSNLGYAKGNNSAFLRAKGDFLLTLNPDTEVLDDALQTAIDLLHQYPGYGCLGAKLIDRDGSTQQSVRGFPTLAGIMGDVTGLARRMPHSRFGSYRLPAFDYESEQDAPQPMGTFLMFRREALQAVGDPKQPFDERFPIFFNEVDLLYRLKEAGFPTLYSPKVRILHLGGASTRQVKKSMIWESHKSLHRYLVKHYRRPWNAVFFPLLALVLYIGALLRAKGYHAGFRP from the coding sequence ATGCTGAGCGTTCTCATCGTGAATTGGAACACGAGAGACCTTCTCCGCACTTGCCTGGCTTCAGTCTACGCAAACCCACCCCGCGAGCCGCTCGAAGTCATCGTCGTGGACAACGCAAGTTCGGACGGCAGCGCTGAAATGGTTCGCGCTGAGTTCCCCCAAGTCCTATTAGTTGGCGAGAATTCTAATCTCGGTTATGCCAAAGGAAACAACTCTGCATTTTTACGGGCAAAAGGGGACTTTCTGCTTACACTTAACCCCGATACTGAGGTGTTGGATGATGCTTTACAAACCGCGATAGACCTGCTGCATCAGTATCCTGGCTATGGTTGTTTAGGCGCTAAACTTATCGACCGAGATGGGAGCACCCAACAATCGGTACGCGGATTCCCCACACTCGCCGGAATAATGGGAGATGTCACTGGCCTTGCACGTCGAATGCCGCACTCACGGTTTGGCTCCTACCGACTCCCCGCTTTCGACTACGAATCTGAGCAAGATGCCCCGCAACCTATGGGCACGTTTTTGATGTTTCGACGCGAGGCGCTTCAGGCTGTTGGCGATCCAAAACAACCTTTCGATGAGCGTTTCCCTATCTTTTTTAACGAGGTTGATCTGCTTTATCGACTCAAAGAAGCGGGGTTCCCAACGCTCTACTCGCCCAAGGTCCGAATCTTGCACTTGGGAGGAGCAAGCACACGCCAAGTCAAGAAAAGCATGATCTGGGAATCGCACAAGAGCCTTCATCGTTATCTTGTGAAGCACTATCGCAGGCCGTGGAACGCTGTGTTCTTCCCTTTGTTGGCGCTTGTGCTGTATATTGGAGCGCTGTTGCGGGCCAAGGGATATCATGCCGGATTTCGACCTTAG
- a CDS encoding C40 family peptidase, with amino-acid sequence MRKTVFTIIGALAIISSSFAGTYKVKSGDTFIEIAHRLGIDSNVLKAANPKIDTHKLKIGQILNVPSKTSSKSTSKSTSKSAPAKNVSYSDGSYTVVKNDNDWIIARKLGITVSQLHSANPKVDWRKLQIGQKINKPGTAKAQTASAPVKSRYAQITKDSVIVRTGASTSRPKITTVSAGTKATILDHLNGWYKLKFPHGTVGWVRGDMMKSISATQVASSTKKMLSKPRVVAQSSGKAGGAYASASPLIKTATSMLGTRYRYGAMSRSATDCSGFTTQVFAKHGIKIPRTSREQSKIGTAVSKSALKAGDLVFFHTGRSSRINHVGIYMGGGKFIHSSSGKGSVRIDSINDGYYSRKYVTARRVSGASKITTKAVEEITTSDKDMEPTQPADAPATEPAIKNPTAPTGGVDDIGK; translated from the coding sequence ATGCGGAAAACAGTTTTTACGATAATCGGCGCGTTAGCGATTATCTCAAGTTCATTTGCGGGAACCTATAAGGTTAAGAGCGGCGACACGTTCATCGAAATCGCACACCGACTCGGAATCGATTCGAACGTACTCAAAGCCGCCAACCCAAAAATTGACACTCATAAACTTAAAATTGGCCAAATCCTTAACGTCCCCTCCAAAACAAGCTCGAAATCCACTTCAAAATCGACTTCCAAGTCAGCTCCAGCCAAGAACGTCTCTTATTCTGACGGCAGCTACACGGTCGTCAAGAACGACAACGATTGGATTATCGCCCGCAAACTTGGCATCACAGTATCGCAGCTACACTCGGCAAATCCCAAAGTGGATTGGCGAAAGCTTCAGATAGGACAGAAGATCAACAAACCCGGCACGGCAAAGGCACAAACAGCCTCTGCGCCAGTGAAAAGCCGATACGCCCAGATTACAAAGGATTCAGTAATCGTTCGAACAGGCGCATCCACCAGCAGACCGAAAATCACGACGGTCAGCGCCGGTACCAAGGCTACAATTCTCGACCACCTGAACGGCTGGTACAAGTTGAAGTTCCCACACGGGACGGTAGGTTGGGTCCGCGGCGATATGATGAAGTCGATTTCGGCTACTCAAGTCGCCAGTTCGACCAAGAAGATGTTGTCGAAGCCAAGGGTAGTTGCTCAGAGTTCTGGCAAGGCTGGCGGCGCCTACGCATCCGCAAGCCCGCTCATCAAAACCGCGACCTCAATGCTCGGAACCCGCTACCGATACGGAGCCATGAGCCGTTCTGCAACGGACTGTTCGGGCTTTACAACTCAGGTCTTTGCAAAGCACGGGATAAAGATTCCCAGGACAAGCCGAGAGCAATCAAAAATCGGAACGGCTGTGAGCAAAAGCGCGCTCAAAGCCGGTGATCTGGTTTTCTTCCACACTGGACGCTCGTCGCGAATCAACCACGTCGGCATCTACATGGGCGGCGGAAAGTTCATTCACTCGAGCAGCGGAAAGGGCAGCGTTCGGATCGATTCGATCAACGATGGTTACTACAGCCGCAAGTATGTGACGGCACGACGCGTGTCGGGTGCTTCAAAGATCACAACCAAGGCGGTTGAGGAGATCACCACTTCCGACAAGGACATGGAGCCGACACAGCCAGCGGACGCTCCCGCAACGGAGCCCGCTATTAAGAATCCGACCGCGCCGACAGGCGGCGTGGATGATATCGGAAAGTAG
- a CDS encoding Nif3-like dinuclear metal center hexameric protein: MSTVGDVLKALETIAPQRFAFPFDKVGLQLGDPSWTVRKASVSLDWSEGLCDFMDSNGSELAICHHPLIWEPLTTVTSNSRSGQIALRLLTSKRAFIACHTNWDSAVGGVNDALASRLGLKDVRAFGSASDVKQLKLVTFVPKEHAERLIDALSMAGAGSIGLYERCAFLSAGEGTFRPQEGSAPTIGSVGNTETVEEVRVEMVLRAEHKVGVINALKENHPYDEPAFDLYPIEPLPEQPAGRIGELPAGMPLAEFCALVDVQLGTKTLAWGAPKKTVRSVAVVGGAADGEWKNAKSAGADVFVTGEVKQNVALDAAESGIAILSSGHFATEQPGMEALTLRLRDTMPSVDWSLYVPEIGSGGRAF; the protein is encoded by the coding sequence ATGTCCACGGTTGGCGACGTCCTGAAAGCCCTCGAAACCATCGCACCCCAGCGCTTTGCCTTCCCGTTTGATAAGGTTGGGCTTCAGTTAGGCGATCCCTCTTGGACAGTCCGCAAAGCGTCGGTGTCGCTGGATTGGTCGGAGGGTCTTTGCGACTTTATGGATTCCAACGGTTCGGAGTTGGCGATCTGCCACCACCCGTTGATTTGGGAACCCCTAACGACCGTGACGTCAAACAGCCGCTCGGGGCAGATTGCTCTGCGATTGCTGACTAGCAAGCGAGCCTTTATTGCATGCCATACCAATTGGGACAGTGCGGTCGGGGGAGTCAACGATGCCTTGGCGTCAAGACTGGGCTTGAAGGATGTTCGCGCATTTGGATCGGCGTCGGACGTGAAGCAGCTCAAACTCGTCACCTTTGTCCCTAAAGAGCACGCTGAGAGGCTCATAGACGCGCTTTCGATGGCGGGGGCAGGTTCTATTGGCCTCTATGAGCGTTGTGCGTTCCTATCGGCAGGTGAGGGGACTTTCCGTCCCCAAGAGGGCTCTGCGCCGACAATCGGGTCGGTCGGCAATACGGAGACCGTTGAAGAGGTGCGGGTTGAGATGGTTTTGCGGGCCGAGCATAAAGTTGGTGTGATAAACGCACTTAAGGAGAACCACCCCTACGATGAGCCCGCCTTTGATCTGTATCCCATTGAGCCGCTGCCGGAGCAGCCCGCAGGAAGGATCGGCGAGCTTCCTGCCGGGATGCCACTAGCTGAGTTCTGTGCTTTGGTGGATGTGCAGCTGGGCACCAAGACATTGGCATGGGGCGCCCCCAAGAAAACCGTGCGGAGCGTTGCGGTTGTTGGTGGGGCGGCGGATGGGGAATGGAAGAACGCAAAGTCCGCCGGTGCAGACGTGTTTGTGACGGGAGAGGTCAAACAGAATGTTGCCCTGGATGCTGCTGAATCCGGTATCGCCATCCTCTCATCGGGCCACTTTGCAACTGAACAGCCAGGGATGGAAGCGCTCACTTTGCGCTTGCGCGATACAATGCCAAGTGTCGATTGGAGTTTGTACGTGCCGGAGATTGGGTCGGGGGGAAGGGCCTTTTGA